The Glycine soja cultivar W05 chromosome 15, ASM419377v2, whole genome shotgun sequence region GTACTACAGGATCCTACTCATTACCCTCCAAACTTCGAAGACTCTCTTATTCATATAAGCTAGCTTACTGATCTATGTCTTGCACgagtattaaatttatattttataatttataagaataactcttttatattattttgattttttatatattattgattatttagtttaaattttaataaatttatattaatagatatgtcaacaaatatttaaatatatttttatacacacATGCTCTAGAAATTTGTTACTATTAGAAGAGTTGTCCTACTTTGGTAGGATTCCCTTAACTTTGGTGATGTCTTGCACATGCTTCCTTTTgtcattctttaaaaaaaattgatttagttaatttttttttaattgtattattGATATGAAGTATCTAATAACTTTAGCAATGACTAATCTTAGTCCAAAAGTGATATTGTGACAAAATCTTCTTTTATCATAgatttttagattaaattaatttaatatgttaaatttatcatatatacaaaaatgttATAAGAAATAAGATCAAATTATTAGAATTAGtgataaaaagtaataaaattatttggatatattaaagatatgatatagtttaatttatttttattttatttaagtactaataatataactaataatttgtaaattgattcaaataaatttttatttaattatttaaataatttctttatgactaatatatgtaataattgattgattaatttttttcaaaaaaaattattataaacctaaataaataataaaaatatttttttaaagtatttaaggtaattctattaatatataagaaatataataatttatcgtcaacaaattttgtaaaataattgatatttagtataatagtattatttaataatCCTTACGAGAGATTATGTGTAAAATTAAGGTAATTGatagtttatttttatccattagttttttttatattaataattaataataatatttaatataataaattattataatgaaaatcattataatacataaatactataaattattaaatagaaaatatacagtaatgataataaatataaatcatgAACATTAATTCTATTACTACTATGCgctatcatattttattatgttaaaatcatattttattatgttaaaatttatatattgaaataatATCTCTTATTATATGTAAATTGATGTATAtactaattttagtttaatatattttgtaatgtatatataattttatttatgtctatttgtttgttatgataacatgatattaatatattatatttgtaaatatatGTTTATCTATACATAATTGACCAAATCATTTGTGGTACATACTTAAATATCATTCTATGTAATATATGCATTTATGAAATATTGAAATGATAACATTATTATGTCacttgttgaattttttttctttaattatctttactCTTAGGGTGTATACACTTTAATTCtaaggatttttttatatatatttcaaagtaAGATATGTggtgaagagaaaaataagagaaatgaaaaatatatatagtaaatataaaaaaatatgtgtagAAAGTAAAGATTATgtgaatatttttctaattgtaattgcaagacaaaaaaaatcattcaagtcatattttttttttacaatgtttTTGAGcttgttatcattttttaaacatttatatccaaaaaattaacaaattatagaAATATACAACAGTGTTTGTTTTTCTGCTAGCATTTGATAAATAAGAGATTTCTAGgacaatcaaaataattaattaatcttttttatttacttttttagaagaagaaaaactaagGATAGTATTATGTTGAAGTCGTTATAGGAACATGATagcttaaaaatattaaaattcatgtttttttttttgtaatagaaCATTCATGTTTCAATGGTTTACataaattcattttataaaCTCTCTTTAAGAGGAAAAGTCATCTTAAACATCTTACAAAAATTCAATAAAgctattttttaacattatcaACTATCTATTAAgtcattttttcataatttgatGTTCATGatccaaatataaaattcagcaaaaaaaaaattcaaatacaaatccaaaaatcaatttcaatacaaatttgaatgattaaatattataagCATGACATGATCAAAgacaaaaagatatatatatatatatatatatatatatatatatatatatatatatatatatatatatatatatatatatattatcattttcttcacaattatgttcctttcttctttttcctttcccaTAGCTCATGACATCCAAACTTCAAATCCCTCAACTACACAcaaaaatgagagaaagaaaatcaaagcaataaaaaacaaaagaaaattaataaaaggaaaattaatttgaaaaattaattggatATGTAAATAAAGTTAACACATAAGAAGGCAAATAAAAAGTCTATAAATGTACGAGGTTTTCTTACTTTTCCTACCCCATTTCTTTTATATTCTCTCTCTATATCAAAAACTTTGTCAACATAGCACCATATATGTTTTCACCATCCttgaatattataaaattatatattctcaTGACTTTTGTTCCTAGAGGCACAAAgataataagaaacaattaaacttataatatgaatgagataagaaaaaattattagattttttcttctttgcctGTAAAAATACCTaagaaataataaagtaaacaaaaataatacaaaagaagaaaatagttaaaaaatctataaaatgtaagatgttttttactttatatatctcatcgcttttcatttttctctttttcaacacaatactatatattttttttacctcctGGACTATTAGAAAATTATATTCCCTCATGATTTTTGTTCCCTAAAGACACaaagataataaaaagaaaaagaagaagacaattaaaaaaaagtctataAAATATAAGAGGTTTTTAATTTAccttatatattctaatttctCTCTTTAGATTAAAGAATTTTTTGCCAACACAACACCACACATCTTTTTACAATCctagaatattaaaaaattatatattctcaTGGTTTTCTTTCCCTAAAGGTacaaagataaaacaaaattaaaaacaacttaaaaaataagcagttttaattaataaattggtaggttttaaaatttgaaaatgggaAGTTTTAGTTAACCAATTTGTaggtttttaaaattagtttatctttgttactcttgtttatttttttcaaaagaaaacaaaaaaagatcacaaaaaaaataaagaaaagaaaggggagaaaaataattaaaaatagatattgaaaaatatgaaaaaaaaatgagtaagtTGAAAGCAAATAACAGAAggatttaataaaaacaaaagttttaaaaaaaattaagaattctttcaattttaaaatatgtgcattccaaaatattatctattgtaatgacttaaaaaaaaacatgaagaaTAATAAGAGGTACATGAGTTAGTATAAACAATTCCATTGAATCTTGCAAAACACTTTATAAAATTTCAAGAAGATTTTCTCATCTTCacatataaaaggaaaaaaatatattttttcttgtatttatataataaaaaaaacttccaaGGACCATAAAGCATGAATATTTTTGTATCTTTTCTtatgatagaaatatattttgtatgcaAACTTATAAGCAACAAATTGTAATACACAGTAACTAataacaaaattgaacaaaaaaaatgaaattgaaccAAAAACAGGAGGACCAGGAACATAGGGGATTCAAAATAAGGGTTAAAAGAATGTAAGAAcattaaacattaaatataaccTGGAGTTCAGTTTTCGCTTGGGCTCATCAACAAACAATAAAACCCCTTTCCTTTTCTCGAGTGTAGACTCAAATTTCCTTCCCAGGTTCTTAAAGAAACCAAAGTAAAAAACCTACATTCAACCCTTCACATGCTTCAATGAGTGAGGACAAAAGAGaagcaaaataaattaaatcatagagacagaaaaaaaaaaaaagaaataagaaacaaTCCTTTGATTCAattacataaaaagaaaaatcaaaaccaAAGAGTTGTCTCTACAAACACATTCATATTTCATTCTCTGACCATGATATGAGGATTCCATGTATTTAACCCAAACAGGATTTGAAGGAATTGACAGAGTAAACATCATCATCTTTCACCAACCTTTGCCCAAAAATCTCACAATTTGTTAGTTAGTTTGACCAATCCCAAATagaacaaaatattttgaaggTATAAGAcgataaataaacaaagaaaaacatatgcaacatcatgcatattcaaaatagaaataatCATAATGCAGATGccaagtaaaagaaagaaactaAGAAATGGTACAAATTCTGGAATCATCATCATTTCTACAGCATATAACTGCGATCCATCATGGATGAGAATAATTGGATGTTGAGAACGGAAAAATGGTAACAATATGAATGGGAGATAAAAGTATATATCATAATTGGAAAGAGGAAATGGTGAAGAGGCAAGAACATTTCGGGAgttgaatgaaaaaatatttccatTACTCCGATTGGGGGAATGAtacagaaaagaagaagaatgaacatTACATTTTTGTAATATCAATTTAACATTTTGTAATGTGATTTTAAAAAGAGTGGGCATTAAGTTATAATTTAAAACCAATTGTGTAACTTCCTTgaatttgtgtatttttttaataattaagggcataagtattttaaaattacactaACTAGAAAGCGGTTAACAAAAGGAATTTCTCctttatctattattattattattagtttgaaATGTTAAAATCATAGATATCTTATGGatcataattttgttaattatgtattaaaaatatatattagtattatCCAAAAGGAATCATAATATATGCTtgtagttttaattttgaatgttaTGATCATAAAAATTGACTTGTAAAAATTACCACTATAAATtagtttgaattaaaatatatgtttgtattattatgtttaatattcaaatcataaaatcatacaaaacataatttttttaattcaatcatttttttagacaatttagtaattattatgcatgattttgatattgataagaataaaacaaataaaaatgagattgaTTGCATTTAATTGAAAAGAATGAATGGGATTGCCATGTGACATCATTCCATGAAATCAAaccttcttatatatatatatatatatatatatatatatatatatatatatataaataagagaTCAAATTAATCTATGTaactttgataattattatatcatttttataatttgaaggtaATCAAATAAACAAACTTTCAATCCAATTACgagttttatgaaaatattattcaattgaaagttataaaatgatgtaataattgttaaagttatatatatatatatatatatactatcatataaattaaatcaatttaataaaataaaagaaaataaacaatataatacatgtttatactatcattcaatcacaaatgaCCATTTGACTTACTTAAagttaattgttttaaaaattaataatttatcatacaAAGTAATTGTGATTggataattatataaaactttGACAAATGTTAATAAGTGTCTTAAAGATattggttaaagaatttaatgtaaaaacatttttattgggAGACAAAAAATTGGATTATtcataaacttttttatattttcttataatttacaaaaatatttttttaatttcttaaccaataTCATAAGAATGATGGACAAAatcttaactttttatattctcagtttataatttttttttcttccaacaaCTAACATGTAATCTGAACATTTATATATTGGTTtcgtaaataaaatattaaacttttaaacTAGTTCGTTtgatagagaagaaagaaaataagaaaaaaaaagaaaaaaaaattaaatttaaattgaataaaaaataaaatgtaaaaagttaaaacttttttctcataaaatcaGTCTTTGTTCTTACTCTCTGTCCGAttaaacaaaggaaaaagactattatatttttttatatctctatttttttttccttcaacttTCTTCTCTTCCAAAAAGAAACATTAATGAAAAAGGAACTTTAGGTAAAATGTGAAAACTGATAATAACGCAACCATTATTTGGGTTTAGGATAACACAGAAAAAACGTAGTTGTGGTCGGAACGAAGCTGACGCTGCTGAATTCAAATCCCTACTTCAATATTCCTCACTGGtacctctctctctcacactctCTCTGCATTCTCACTCACTTATTAATTCTCGTGAGTGATCAATCTCCAGTGTTATCATCACCGTCAAACTAGTTGCAACATTGCCAACTAGAACCATCCCATAATGTTTCTTGATTTTTGTTCTACATGCAAAACTTGACTAACTAGGATTCATTCACTACCACTATTCACTATTGCCTTCTTCAATCATGGCTTCACTGCTGAATACTGTGTCACCAGCCGCAAATTtatctcacaaaacaaaaagaCCCACTTGTGGCGGTTTCTTGCACTCCCAGGTTCCAAATCTCCACACTTTTACCCTCCACAAGGGTTTTTCTAGGGTTTCGGCATCGACCCAGATTGCCATTTCCCCCAAAGATACCATTTTTAATCTCCCCAATTGGAGGATTGGGAGGAATGACCAAAAGGGTAAAGAGCTGAGGATCTATGATGCATTTCTGCATTTGGAGTATTTGGTGGGTAAGGGCCAAAAGCCTGAGGTGAATCAAGCGACTCAGCTTTTGTATGATCTTTGTAAATTCAACAAAGCTAGGAAAGCTGTTAGggtgatggagatgatggttgGTTCAGGTATTATACCTGATGCAGCCTCTTACACACACTTGGTCAATTTTCTGTGCAAGAGGGGCAATGTTGGGTATGCAATTCAGTTGGTTGAGAAGATGGAGGGGCATGGCTTTCCAACTAATACTGTTACCTATAACACTCTTGTTAAAGGGCTTTGCATGCATGGGAACTTGAACCAGAGCTTGCAGCTTTTGGATAGGTTGACGAAGAAGGGGCTCGTCCCAAATGCATTCACGTATTCGTTCCTTCTCGAAGCGGCATATAAGGAGAGGGGGGTGGATGAGGCCATGGAGCTTTTGGATGATATAATTGCCAAGGGTGGGGAGCCTAATTTGGTTAGTTACAATGTGTTGTTAACCGGGTTGTGCAAGGAAGGGAGAACTGAAGAAGCTATTAAGCTTTTCAGGGAATTGCCTGCGAAAGGGTTCAGTCCTAGTGTTGTGAGTTTCAACATTTTGCTGAGGAGTTTGTGCTATGAAGGGCGGTGGGAGGAAGCGAATGAGCTTCTGGCGGAGATGGATAAAGAGGACCAGCCTCCCTCAGTGGTCACTTACAACATATTGATTACTTCGCTTTCACTTCATGGAAGAACAGAACAAGCTTTCAAGGTTTTAGATGAAATGACGAGGAGTGGGTTCAAAGCGAGTGCTACTAGCTACAATCCAATCATTGCCCGCCTCTGCAATGAAGGGAAGGTGGATCTTGTTCTCCAGTGTCTAGACCAAATGATTCACCGACGCTGTCATCCTAATGAAGGAACGTACAGTGCTATCGCAATGCTGTGTGAGCAAGGTAAGGTGCAGGAGGCTTTCTTTATAATCCAAAGCTTGGGTAGTAAACAAAACTTCCCTATGCATGATTTTTACAAGAATTTGATAGCAAGCCTGTGTAGGAAAGGGAACACATATCCAGCCTTTCAGATGTTATATGAAATGATAAAGTATGGATTCACTCCAGATTCTTACACTTATTCATCTCTGATTAGAGGAATGTGTAGAGAGGGAATGCTAGATGAAGCTCTTAACATATTCaggattttggaagaaaatgacCACAGACCCGATATTGATAACTACAACGCACTTATACTTGGTTTTTGCAAAGCTCAGAGAACAGACTTATCAATAGAGATATTTCTGATGATGGTTAACAAAGGATGTGTGCCTAATGAGAATACCTATACCATTCTTGTGGAAGGGCTTGCTTTTGAAGAGGAGACAGATATAGCGGCTGACCTGATGAAAGAGTTATATCTGAAAAAGGTTCTGAGCCAAAGTACTGTTGAAAGACTTTGTATGCAATACGACATCAAGGAATTAGTAGCAACAGGGTAGTGAAGTGACATATACTCCCATAGTATACAACAGAAAGTAAGTAGAGGTATATGAATGCCTTCATATATGAATGGAGTTTTCTCAGCTTGATTGCCTTTAGACGTTGATTAGTCAGGTAAAACAAAATGTTCCCAAATGCTTGGAATTTTGGTTGAATGTAATGTTTAGAAATGATTAATGAAAAGGTTCAAGCATATAAATTAATGCTGACTAAATTCTCTCCCATGCTTTATATTTAACCCCATTTTGGAGAATTGAGTTCTTTTAATGATTTTGTATTGTCCATTTGTTGATTTGTTTCTTGGTTACAAATTTCTTTCCATGGTCTGATTGCCTTGTGAATATATGCACTTACCCTCTGCAGTTAAAACATGTCATTTACTGCAACTATAAATGCTAAAATCTCAGCAGGTTACTATCCCCTACTTTCTATTATTTCCTAGTGCTTTTGAAATATCTTAAGCGCTTCTGAGATGatgtaatgttatttatatgtAACATAGACCTCACGGTGACTTCGAATGACACTCAGTTGTGAATGcctatcattttaaattaatttccccTTTTGGCGTCTTAATTGAGTAAATAGGCACATAATGAACCACTTTCTTGTGCTCATTTTCTAAACATTAATCGGAATGAATGAAGAGGGTTTAGTTCACTTAGATGAATAGAGTGCGAGAGTTATTATAAATCTCTTAATATTTACTTgttagttattataaatatcttaatatttacttgttttttaatttctaattcttgcggataaaaaaaaatcattttgaacTTTAAGTTTGGTTAAGGCGAATTATGAATTGACACTATGCTCCTCTTTGGCACTTTCAActgatatttattaatttgtacaGTTGGGTAGGTTAGATATCAATCTATTATGTaaagtatcttttaaaatatctatGAGGGCGTCGACTCTTCAAGCCTGACTACGTATTATCGACTTGAGGGAAAACACAAGTTTACGACTGTTAGACTTATTTTCATCAATATAATGTTTTTCTtaacaaaaaactaaataaattaataatataaatatatgttatgAGTGTGTTATGTCAACCACCAAACAATTGTTCATGAGAATGTGAATTTGGGAATGTATTATAATGTGTTGAGGGTactatttatttcatataattaaaatttgtgatatatgtagaattattttttgatatataaattattacgtTTAAAGGTAAATTTGAATTGATAAAAACATTCTTTTAATTGGTTGATAATTTGAGGTCCAAGGATCCAATAATCTGATCCAAATAAGATTGTGCgattttaattgaattacaCCCTAATTTCCCTGTAACCACTGGGTTCAATTCAAGTCCTTCCTCTATATATTAATGCAATTCAAGTCCTAGTTTCTTGGAGAGGTTTCTGTCTCTTCCAAGTTAGATTTCTAGTTAaacttttcattcatttttttttcccttctcccACTGtgttatgaattatgaatttatgatcACGTTGTTTTATTCTATTTGCATGCATTGCATGTCCCAGTTACTTTTTTCATTAACTATTTTGCTCATTCACGAGCTTTTGCATTTTCAGTTTAGGTAGAAAATTTGGTTGGACGAAGTATATAATAAgcctttagaaattaaaattcagtAATTTTTCTACCTCCTACTTTGTCCCGCAggttttagaaatttaaaaaacagtACGTTGATAATTTGATAATTGAGCAAATACAATGAATTTCTCTGGTGATCCAATTCTTTAAAACGATGGTGAATTTTTCATTGTCGACGAAGACATCGTGTACGAAGTTCCCTCGGATAATGAAGAACTTCCTGATGCATCCGATGATGATTCTGAACCCGCACATGATGGTATATATGAATTTTCTACATGAAAACTAAGATTATAAATTGCACTTATAGAAAATTAGAAACAAATGTGACTGATATATACAATATGATTGTGGCCACAATGCACTCATAAAGATCTCATAAACCTTCATGTTGCAGCCATAGTTACATTTGCACACaattcacaattttttaaaagagagaaaatagtaTATGCATGTAAAGATTTTCTACatgttatattaataatttcagAGGTGTTTGATGATGGTTCTATGCGAGTATTCAAACTTCATGCTGGTAAGATTTCGATTTTTATGCTACCCATATTTTTTACTGATAATTAAGTTCATATAATATCCAAGGTTTTTAAGTAATTGGATATTACATCAAGGGTTAAATTGTctggttgttttttttttgttttttttttctgttccttttttctaattttgaagCTATGTATAATATGTATGCCAGGTACTTCCAGGGAACAAAATTCTTCTACAGAGCCATAATACACAGTTGCATGCAACCCAATAGATGCAACATTGGTGGCAGCAGAGGGTGGTGAGGACAAAGGATTTCTTTGGAAGATTGCCATAAGACACGATAGCATGTTTATATGGTGAAATTTCAGCTTTCTGTCATGTTCCGTCATTCACCATTGATAACATTTTTGGTATAAACTATTTAAGATTTGAAGTTTAAATCCAAATTAACAATTAAGATTTGTAAATTTCTGTctgttatcattattttataatgcAAATACTTGTCTcttttatataaacaaaaaatattatatctttTTAGGAAGATATATTATGTGATCTATAGtcgaattttattaattttttgtaaattgaaaaattCAACTTGTTACatgaaaattgattgaaactaTTGACATGTGTGGTaccaaattatataataaattttctctACTAGCATCTTAACAGAATGTCACCTCATTTAAGTAAGGAAAATTGTTAACCTTTATCCTATTTTGGGGTGGAGGAAAGAAAGAGATacatagaaagaaaaaggaaaaagaaaaggaaaagatggGAAAGAAAAAGTGATAAATGTGttgggaaagaaagaaagaaatatgaagaaaaatgtgATGGAAGTGAGACAAAAGAGAAAGTAAGTGTATgtttatattgtttaaataactTGTTCCAGCACTCTCTTGCCTCTCCTATAGTACACTTTCCAAATCCTCAGCTATATAAGAATAAGAGTTTGTTATTAATTCTGTGCAGGTCATGAAGGATTCTATTCCTAGTTTAGCTTTCAGCTATGACGGAGAGTTTCTTGCACCAGGAAGCTATGATGGCAAGCAATGTTAAGGTCTGGGATGTTTATGGAAATATGAAAGGTACATTGGAAGGTCCTGGTCCTGAAGGGGACATTGTGGTGAGATTGATTGCTATTTTTCTTGCCTTCTCTGCTTCAAGCACTTAACTCAATCAGTTGCATGACAACCTTCAGTGGCTCAGGTGGCATCCAAGTGAAGGTGGAGGAGGAAATCGTGTTGTGCAAGGACAATCGTGTATATAAATTTAACTTTAGTGTCTGTCAGGAAAAAGGATCAAGGACAGTCTCAAACTGAACCTAGACCTTTATTAGTGTATAGGAGGAggaacaaaactcaatagatctaacaaaatgttGTTAGATTAGATAATACTGTTAGAGGCAGTTAATTTGGTTAGGGAAGTTAGTTAGAGTTAGCATGGAGCTTGTTTGTTAAACAAGGAAGTGTCCTTGTGAGAGAGAGAAGGGCTTCTATGTTTTACCTTTGTAATTCTGCATATCAATAAACAAGAAGAAcattcctttttttcttgtatCCAAACACTCTCTTAATCTCTTTCTTACCACCCAGTTAATACTTTCTCTAGTAGAGGATTCCTAACAATTGGTCTGACTTGCCATGGATCAAAATGAGGCTAGAATTGCTGCGCTGGAATCCTCAATTGAAATCCTGAAGAAGACTACCAACGAACATGGGAATCACATTATTGAAATCAAGAAGAGTGTGGATGGCATCGATGGCATGAAGGCGATGCTAAAAAAGTTGATGGAGAAGCAAGGCATTATTGAGGAAGGCGACCATAGTGGAAAGAAATCGATGGAAGGGGAAACTAAGGCGGAAGCCCATGAGCTAGAGTTGGAGGGGGCACCTCGTAAATGGGCAAAAAAGGTGGAATTGCCATGGTTTGAGGGAAGCGACCCTCTCGAGTGGATAGCATGGGCTGAAAAATTCTTTGAGGTCCAACAAGTCAAACCCACAAAAAAAGTGAGGTTGGCGTTCATCAGCATGGACAACAATGTTGTACATTGATACCAGTACTGGCGGAAAAGTGCCAAGAACAGGGTTTGGGAGGAATTCACGACAACGTTGTTAAGGAGGTATGGTGGCAATAGGCACGACACCATGTATGAGAGACTGACAGCCTTAAGGCAGAAAGGAAGTGTTAAGGATTATGTTCAAGATTCTAAGTTGTTTGTGGCTCAAGCAGCTTCGACTTTGGAGGAGCAAATATTGGGGTATTTTTTAG contains the following coding sequences:
- the LOC114386583 gene encoding pentatricopeptide repeat-containing protein At1g79080, chloroplastic-like, whose protein sequence is MASLLNTVSPAANLSHKTKRPTCGGFLHSQVPNLHTFTLHKGFSRVSASTQIAISPKDTIFNLPNWRIGRNDQKGKELRIYDAFLHLEYLVGKGQKPEVNQATQLLYDLCKFNKARKAVRVMEMMVGSGIIPDAASYTHLVNFLCKRGNVGYAIQLVEKMEGHGFPTNTVTYNTLVKGLCMHGNLNQSLQLLDRLTKKGLVPNAFTYSFLLEAAYKERGVDEAMELLDDIIAKGGEPNLVSYNVLLTGLCKEGRTEEAIKLFRELPAKGFSPSVVSFNILLRSLCYEGRWEEANELLAEMDKEDQPPSVVTYNILITSLSLHGRTEQAFKVLDEMTRSGFKASATSYNPIIARLCNEGKVDLVLQCLDQMIHRRCHPNEGTYSAIAMLCEQGKVQEAFFIIQSLGSKQNFPMHDFYKNLIASLCRKGNTYPAFQMLYEMIKYGFTPDSYTYSSLIRGMCREGMLDEALNIFRILEENDHRPDIDNYNALILGFCKAQRTDLSIEIFLMMVNKGCVPNENTYTILVEGLAFEEETDIAADLMKELYLKKVLSQSTVERLCMQYDIKELVATG